Proteins encoded together in one Lysinibacillus sp. FSL K6-0232 window:
- a CDS encoding PadR family transcriptional regulator: MVRSDIIRGHLDAIILRLISERDRYGYEISQEISLRTNNRFQIKEATLYAVFQRLEKREIIEAYYGDVSHGGKRKYYRITPLGKAYLSELVKEWSEVKEIIDLFMEDLE, translated from the coding sequence ATGGTTCGAAGTGATATTATCCGAGGACATTTGGATGCGATTATTTTACGACTAATTTCGGAAAGGGATCGCTATGGCTATGAAATTTCTCAGGAAATAAGTCTTCGTACAAACAATCGTTTTCAAATTAAAGAAGCGACATTGTATGCTGTGTTCCAACGTCTTGAAAAAAGAGAAATTATTGAAGCCTATTATGGAGATGTTTCGCATGGTGGCAAAAGAAAGTATTATCGCATTACTCCACTAGGTAAAGCCTATTTAAGTGAATTAGTAAAAGAGTGGTCGGAAGTAAAAGAAATTATCGACTTATTTATGGAGGACTTAGAATGA
- a CDS encoding permease prefix domain 1-containing protein gives MKRIKNHIDELFKDIPHNNETEMVKQEIIENLEEKVFYLMEQGKEQEDAINKAIVEFGDMEDLKKELGVREPAKKSMAKLNLEFSVWGSILIIAFFIFINLYYTPHTIWAIYPIFAILWWPLSMYFVWSRKKWSE, from the coding sequence ATGAAAAGAATAAAAAACCATATTGATGAGCTTTTTAAGGATATTCCGCATAACAATGAAACCGAAATGGTGAAACAAGAAATCATTGAAAACCTTGAGGAAAAAGTATTTTATTTGATGGAGCAAGGAAAAGAGCAAGAGGATGCCATTAATAAAGCTATTGTAGAATTTGGCGATATGGAGGATTTAAAAAAGGAGCTTGGTGTGAGAGAGCCTGCTAAAAAAAGTATGGCAAAATTAAATTTAGAGTTTTCTGTTTGGGGCAGTATTTTAATTATTGCATTTTTTATTTTTATAAATCTTTATTACACACCACATACAATTTGGGCGATTTATCCAATTTTCGCAATCCTTTGGTGGCCGCTATCAATGTATTTCGTATGGTCACGCAAGAAATGGAGTGAATAA